One Tumebacillus sp. BK434 genomic window carries:
- a CDS encoding TOMM precursor leader peptide-binding protein translates to MNSYYKLREGYFFTFPERYELQVRHVHWGESLARVGAAEGETWLQDVFGELDGTRKMREIMAVVPEERQEDCLKMLAALRRSFLDESPTPIPNDGPWSARWLPKLMGTRHTTRHFYERELAEANILVLGAGMIGSRLATGLVQLGAGHVAVADGRTVTPDDRFHSMAYVDAELGAMRAEALAGRLNRLAGGERASGHVWEQQDRAGLDELIDGRTLVLVAEDAFSPALYEQVNQAALRRKITWSMIVIDGWNVHVGPTFLPGRTGCYHCLEADRRSRMANPVSYDRYVGHLVQTGMQAALSISPTFADLAAGMLASDVPNLIGNMPQRIETESGLTLGRQMQMDMRTFDAALHTVVKQPRCAVCRCGAAEGKIKEEVAT, encoded by the coding sequence TTGAATTCCTATTATAAGTTGCGTGAAGGTTATTTTTTTACTTTTCCTGAACGGTATGAATTGCAGGTTCGTCACGTACATTGGGGCGAGAGTCTCGCGCGCGTTGGAGCAGCCGAAGGGGAGACCTGGCTGCAGGATGTGTTTGGCGAGCTGGACGGCACGCGCAAGATGCGGGAGATCATGGCGGTCGTGCCTGAGGAGCGTCAAGAGGATTGTTTGAAAATGCTTGCCGCGCTGCGCCGGTCATTTCTCGACGAATCCCCGACGCCGATCCCGAACGACGGTCCGTGGTCGGCGCGATGGCTGCCGAAGCTGATGGGCACACGCCACACGACGCGGCACTTTTATGAGCGGGAACTGGCGGAAGCGAACATTCTGGTGCTTGGCGCCGGGATGATCGGCAGCCGCTTGGCGACCGGGCTCGTGCAGCTTGGTGCCGGACACGTGGCGGTCGCCGATGGCCGGACGGTCACGCCGGACGACCGATTTCATTCGATGGCCTACGTCGATGCGGAGCTCGGCGCGATGCGTGCTGAGGCGCTCGCAGGACGTTTGAATCGGCTGGCGGGCGGCGAACGCGCGTCCGGCCATGTTTGGGAGCAGCAAGACCGGGCAGGACTGGACGAACTGATCGACGGACGGACGCTGGTGCTGGTCGCCGAAGATGCGTTTTCTCCGGCGTTGTATGAGCAGGTCAACCAAGCGGCGCTGCGCCGCAAGATCACCTGGTCGATGATCGTCATCGACGGGTGGAACGTCCATGTCGGGCCGACGTTTTTGCCGGGACGCACGGGCTGTTATCACTGTCTGGAAGCAGACCGCAGGAGCCGGATGGCAAACCCGGTGTCGTATGACCGCTATGTCGGGCATCTCGTGCAGACCGGTATGCAGGCAGCCTTGTCGATCTCCCCGACATTCGCCGACTTGGCGGCAGGGATGCTGGCGTCAGACGTGCCGAACCTCATCGGCAACATGCCGCAGCGCATCGAGACCGAATCCGGCCTGACGCTGGGACGGCAGATGCAGATGGACATGCGGACATTTGATGCCGCCCTGCACACAGTTGTCAAGCAGCCGCGCTGTGCGGTCTGCAGATGCGGGGCGGCAGAGGGCAAGATCAAGGAGGAGGTAGCAACGTGA
- a CDS encoding ABC transporter ATP-binding protein encodes MKEQTVIELHDAKKTYGTVQAVRGISLNVYRGEVLGIIGANGAGKTTTLEMMMGLIEPTAGTVTVLGYDAQKQPANLKEKIGIQLQKTSLYDRIKVSEALELFKSYYKKTRNTQEIIRMLGLEPYLKMPVKKLSGGWQQRTALALALINDPEIIFLDEPTTGLDPKARHDLWEIILKLKGEGKTILLSTHYMEEANKYCDRVAVIRTGELVACDTPANLIKLLPGGQGTMDDVYVEIAAATKGA; translated from the coding sequence GTGAAGGAACAAACGGTGATCGAACTGCATGACGCCAAAAAGACCTATGGTACGGTACAAGCCGTGCGTGGCATCTCGTTGAACGTATACAGAGGGGAAGTGCTCGGCATCATCGGTGCCAACGGTGCGGGCAAGACGACGACGCTGGAGATGATGATGGGACTGATCGAGCCGACCGCGGGTACGGTGACGGTGCTAGGCTATGACGCCCAGAAGCAGCCGGCAAACTTAAAAGAGAAGATCGGAATTCAGCTGCAAAAGACTTCGCTCTATGACCGGATCAAGGTCAGCGAGGCGCTTGAGCTGTTCAAATCCTACTATAAAAAGACGCGCAATACGCAAGAGATCATCCGCATGCTCGGCTTGGAGCCGTACTTGAAGATGCCGGTGAAAAAGCTCTCCGGCGGCTGGCAGCAGCGCACGGCGCTGGCGCTGGCGCTGATCAACGATCCGGAGATCATCTTCCTCGACGAGCCGACGACCGGCCTCGACCCGAAAGCGCGCCACGACCTGTGGGAGATCATCCTCAAGCTGAAGGGGGAAGGCAAAACGATTCTGCTCTCCACACACTATATGGAAGAAGCCAACAAGTACTGCGACCGGGTGGCGGTGATTCGCACCGGGGAGCTGGTGGCTTGCGATACGCCTGCGAACCTGATCAAGCTGTTGCCGGGCGGTCAAGGCACGATGGATGACGTCTATGTGGAGATCGCTGCGGCGACGAAAGGAGCGTAA